The region TCATAGTTATTCGCTCAAAAATGTGCTTTTGAATTAAATGAAAGAGCCGCCTGAATTTTATCGAAAAAACCCGCGGGTTTTACTTTGAGGCATGTTGCTTCGACAGTTGCACATAACTTTCGGCGCTGTAGCGCAAGAATGTTTTTTCCTGATCTGTCAGCGGGCGGATCTTTTTGGCGGGAGCGCCCACGTACAAAAAACCGGTCTCTAAGACTTTGCCCGGCGGCACCAAGCTTGCCGCACCCAACATGACCTCGTCTTCAAGTACTGCGCCATCAAGAACGGTGGAGCCCATGCCAATTAGGCAGCGATGACCAATAGTGCAGGCATGCAAAATCACACGATGCCCAACAGTGACATCATCGCCAATCTGTAAAGCTTGCCCGCCAGGTACATACTCGCTGTCATGTGTCACATGCAGCACACTGCCATCTTGAATATTGCTTCGCGCACCGATATGAATACTGTGCACGTCACCACGGATCACCGTCATAGGCCAAATAGAAGAGTCCTCACCGATCACGACATTACCCAAAACCAAGCTGGCCTCATCAATATACGCCGTGATAGCGATGCGTGGTGTTTTACCATCAAAAGAGCGAATTGTCATATCAAGTCCAGTCTAAAATAATCTTACCCGACTTGCCTGAACGCATAGTTTCAAAGGCTGTTTGGAAATCGTCAATCGAAAAATGGTGCGTAATGATCGGCGAAACATCCAACCCGCTTTGCAGCATGCTGGACATTTTGTACCAAGTCTCAAACATTTCTCGACCGTAAATACCTTTCAGCACTAATCCCTTCATAATAAAGGCATTCCAGTTAAACCGCGTGTCTTCGGGCAAAAAACCAAGGTTGGCAATGCGGCCGCCGTGATTCATGTGTGCCACCATATCATTAAAAGCGTGTGCATTACCTGACATTTCCAAACCCACATCAAAACCTTCCGTCATGCCTAAGGTTTTCATCACTTCAGTCAAAGATGTTTCACGCGTGTCGACAGCCAGCGTTGCGCCTAAGGTTTTGGCTAAAGCTAAGCGGTAAGGATTGATATCCGTGACTACGACATATCGGGCGCCTGCAAATTTTGCAATCGCTGCAGCCATGCAACCAATGGGGCCAGCACCCGTGATTAAAACATCTTCACCCACCAAATCGAAGGACAGGGCCGTATGGACCGCATTACCTAAAGGGTCCATGATCGACGCAACTTGATTTGGAATACTGTCCGGCAGTTTAAACGCATTGTAAGCAGGAATCACCAAGTATTCAGCAAAGGCGCCATCGCGATTGACACCAACACCCGCTGTGTTTCGGCATAAATGCACGCGACCCGCGCGACAGTTTCGGCAGTGCCCGCAGGTGATATGGCCCTCGCCTGAAACACGGTCACCTTCTTTAAACCCTTT is a window of Gammaproteobacteria bacterium CG11_big_fil_rev_8_21_14_0_20_46_22 DNA encoding:
- a CDS encoding gamma carbonic anhydrase family protein, with the translated sequence MTIRSFDGKTPRIAITAYIDEASLVLGNVVIGEDSSIWPMTVIRGDVHSIHIGARSNIQDGSVLHVTHDSEYVPGGQALQIGDDVTVGHRVILHACTIGHRCLIGMGSTVLDGAVLEDEVMLGAASLVPPGKVLETGFLYVGAPAKKIRPLTDQEKTFLRYSAESYVQLSKQHASK
- a CDS encoding L-threonine 3-dehydrogenase; amino-acid sequence: MKALRKIKKEVGIWLEDIPKPTPGPNDVLIQIETTAICGTDIHIYNWDDWAQKTLPIPITAGHEFAGRIVGMGSEVKGFKEGDRVSGEGHITCGHCRNCRAGRVHLCRNTAGVGVNRDGAFAEYLVIPAYNAFKLPDSIPNQVASIMDPLGNAVHTALSFDLVGEDVLITGAGPIGCMAAAIAKFAGARYVVVTDINPYRLALAKTLGATLAVDTRETSLTEVMKTLGMTEGFDVGLEMSGNAHAFNDMVAHMNHGGRIANLGFLPEDTRFNWNAFIMKGLVLKGIYGREMFETWYKMSSMLQSGLDVSPIITHHFSIDDFQTAFETMRSGKSGKIILDWT